One region of Eleutherodactylus coqui strain aEleCoq1 chromosome 5, aEleCoq1.hap1, whole genome shotgun sequence genomic DNA includes:
- the C5H12orf43 gene encoding protein CUSTOS gives MAAPRKSRLAAGDDSSSSDGEEQQRLREAAWEPAGSMEKKVRYQDNAASPVVPSLRARPDSHEHDGNELQTTPEFRTHVAKKLAAMLDSCIKEIPVSNRFNQKSTVERDSEDEGFRLLTTSVPGDSGEILPSPAVKRRMESSTSEDSEEEQRRYREAAVSGLDILRDSALQTTPAEIMGMTNNNQSKKKKKKKKAKKERELSDETETDDQNIEVKGKINGRKKKNKERGLSDVTQSNDQTIHLESEKKSKKKTASDCHNKSEIVKDDSKKEMGLSDETASDQNRNPGCGKSATKKKKKKKKKVVVGNSDEHY, from the exons ATGGCGGCGCCCAGAAAGAGCAGGCTGGCGGCTGGTGATGACAGTAGTAGTAGTgatggggaggagcagcagcgcctCCGAGAGGCGGCCTGGGAGCCTGCTG GTTCAATGGAAAAAAAGGTACGGTATCAAGACAATGCAGCCTCTCCTGTTGTTCCAAGTTTACG AGCTCGACCGGACAGCCATGAGCATGATGGGAATGAACTACAAACCACACCTGAATTCCGCACACATGTCGCCAAGAAGCTTGCTGCCATGCTAGATAG CTGCATCAAAGAAATTCCAGTAAGTAACCGTTTTAATCAGAAGTCTACGGTTGAAAGGGACTCTGAAGATGAAG GTTTTCGGCTGTTAACTACATCTGTTCCTGGGGATTCTGGAGAAATATTACCTTCTCCAGCTGTAAAGCGCAGAATGGAATCTTCTACAAG TGAAGACAGTGAAGAGGAACAGAGAAGATATCGTGAGGCGGCTGTATCGGGATTGGATATTCTTAGAGACAGTGCGTTGCAGACAACCCCAGCAGAGATTATGGGTATGACCAATAATAACCAatctaaaaagaagaagaaaaaaaagaaggcaaaGAAGGAAAGGGAACTGAGTGATGAGACTGAAACCGATGACCAGAACATAGAGGTGAAAGGTAAAATAAATGGGCGtaagaagaaaaataaagaaagaggATTAAGTGACGTGACTCAATCAAATGACCAGACAATTCATCTAGAATCTGAAAAAAAGTCTAAGAAGAAGACTGCATCAGATTGTCATAATAAGTCAGAAATTGTAAAAGATGACTCAAAGAAGGAAATGGGGCTGAGTGACGAGACTGCATCTGATCAGAACAGAAATCCAGGGTGTGGAAAAAGTGCGaccaaaaagaagaagaagaagaaaaagaaggtagTTGTGGGGAATAGTGATGAACATTACTGA